The following coding sequences are from one Microtus pennsylvanicus isolate mMicPen1 chromosome 1, mMicPen1.hap1, whole genome shotgun sequence window:
- the Zup1 gene encoding zinc finger-containing ubiquitin peptidase 1 produces MLSCDICGETVASELDMKAHLIVHMENEVTCPFCKLSGVNYDEMCFHIETAHFEQNTPEKNFGKLNAMQYENPDSQNTTLQRTMEVHSSIHSACASNFPKNSAQSVPKDGTLKHEAFHTERVTESRQYLRSPEKQSGLSPVPGPIYETTYSPPDCPFCGKIEGCSQDMETHVKTKHASLLETPLEDCHQPLYDCPMCGLVCTNYHILQEHVDLHLEESSFQEGMDRVQCSGDRELAQQLQQEEDRKRKSEESRQEREEFQKLQRQYGLDNSGGYRQQQLRYMEMEVNRGRMHPSEFHSRKADMMESIAIGIDDGKTKTSGIIEALHRYYQNTATDVRCVWLSTVVDHFHSSFGDKGWGCGYRNFQMLLSSLLQNDVYGDCLKGMSIPCIPKIQSMIEDAWKEGFDPQGACQLNNKLQGTKAWIGACEIYTLLTSLRVKCRIIDFHKSTGPSGTHPRLFEWILNYYSSAREGNPKVVCTSKPPVYLQHQGHSRTIVGIEEKKNRTLCLLIFDPGCSSREMQRLLKQDIEPGSLRQLRKSVGNLKHKQYQIVAVEGVLSPEEKVARKQASQVFTAEKIP; encoded by the exons ATGCTTTCCTGTGACATCTGTGGTGAGACAGTAGCCTCAGAACTAGATATGAAGGCTCACCTAATTGTTCACATGGAAAACGAAGTTACATGTCCGTTTTGCAAGTTGTCAGGTGTAAATTATGATGAAATGTGTTTTCATATTGAAACTGCTCATTTTGAGCAGAATACACCAGAAAAAAACTTTGGGAAACTAAATGCAATGCAGTATGAAAATCCAGACAGCCAGAATACCACCCTACAGAGGACAATGGAAGTTCATTCAAGTATTCATTCAGCTTGTGCATCTAATTTTCCAAAAAATTCAGCCCAAAGCGTTCCTAAAGATGGGACTTTAAAACATGAAGCTTTTCATACAGAGAGGGTAACGGAATCTAGACAGTACCTGAGAAGCCCAGAAAAGCAGTCTGGATTGTCTCCAGTACCAGGACCAATTTACGAGACAACTTACAGTCCTCCTGACTGTCCCTTTTGTGGAAAAATAGAGGGGTGTAGTCAAGATATGGAGACGCACGTGAAAACAAAACACGCCAGTCTTTTAGAAACTCCATTAGAAG ACTGTCATCAACCACTCTACGACTGTCCCATGTGCGGGCTCGTCTGTACAAATTACCATATTCTCCAGGAACATGTGGATTTGCATTTAGAAGAAAGCAGCTTTCAAGAAG GTATGGACAGAGTCCAGTGTTCTGGTGATCGAGAATTAGCTCAACAGCTTCAACaagaagaagacaggaagaggaaatCTGAAGAATCAAGACAAGAAAGGGAAGAGTTCCAGAAGTTGCAG cGGCAGTATGGTTTAGATAATTCTGGTGGATACAGACAACAGCAGCTACGGTACATGGAGATGGAAGTAAACAGGGGAAGAATGCATCCCTCTGAATTTCACAGCAGAAAAGCAGACATGATGGAATCAATAGCTATTGGTATTGATGATGGAAAAACGAAAACTTCCG GAATTATTGAAGCCCTCCATAGATATTATCAGAACACTGCCACagatgtgaggtgtgtgtggctCTCTACAGTGGTGGACCACTTTCATTCATCCTTTGGGGACAAAGGTTGGGGTTGTGGTTATAGAAATTTCCAGATGCTACTTTCATCATTACTACAAAACGATGTGTATGGTGACTGCTTGAAAG GTATGTCCATTCCTTGTATTCCAAAAATTCAGTCCATGATTGAAGATGCATGGAAGGAAGGTTTTGATCCTCAGGGAGCCTGTCAACTTAATAACAAATTACAGGGAACAAAGGCCTGGATTGGAGCTTGTGAGATTTACACACTTCTGACCTCACTGAGAGTAAA GTGCCGCATTATTGATTTTCACAAGTCAACTGGTCCATCGGGTACACACCCTCGCTTATTTGAATGGATATTGAACTATTATTCTTCAGCTAGAGAAGGGAATCCAAAGGTTGTGTGTACATCTAAACCTCCTGTCTATCTCCAGCACCAGG GTCATAGTCGAACAATTGTTGGCATTGAAGAGAAGAAAAACCGGACATTATGTTTACTAATATTTGATCCTGGATGTTCTTCCCGAGAAATGCAGAGATTGTTAAAGCAAGACATAGAGCCTGGTAGTCTCAGGCAGCTGCGGAAATCTGTGGGGAATCTTAAACATAAGCAGTACCAGATAGTAGCAGTTGAGGGCGTTCTTTCACCAGAGGAGAAAGTT GCCAGGAAACAGGCTTCTCAAGTGTTTACAGCGGAGAAGATTCCTTGA